The Nocardia sp. NBC_01329 sequence GCTGCTGTTCACGGCGGGACTCATCGCGGCCTCGAAATCGGCGGAGATCGAACCCTTCGCGCCGATCGGGGTGCTCCTGATACTGATCCCGCTGGCCGCCATCGCGGGCGATCAGGTGGGCTATCTGATCGGCACCAAGGGCGGTACCGCCCTGTTCAAGAGCGATGACGCGAAGATCCTCAAGAAGTCCTATATCGACGAATCACACGCGTTCTTCGAGAAGCACGGGCCGATCACCATCGTGCTCGCCCGGTTCGTACCGATCGTGCGGACCTACGCGCCGCTGGTGGCGGGCGCGGCCAAGATGAAGTACTCGGTGTTCCTCACCTACAACGTGGTCGGCGGTGTGCTGTGGGGCGCGGGAGTCACGATGCTGGGCTACCTACTCGGCCAGATCGCGATCGTGCGCGACAATGTCGACCTGATCTTCGTGCTCATCGTGGTCGTCTCGGTGCTGCCGATCGCGTGGGAGGTCGTCAAACGCTACCGGTCCGGCCGCGGGAAATCCCCCGTCGCGGACGACGACCGACCGGCCGACCATCCGGCCGCCTGACATCGCAGGCGGCCGGGATACCGGTCAGCGCATCAGCCGGCGCAGGATCTTGCTGCCGAAAAGCGTGCCGATGGTCTTCTCCAGCGTGGCGGCGGTGGCCTCGCTGTAGGGGTACCAGATGTTCTCCTTCTTCAGGCCCCACCGGTCGAGCAGCACCGGCTGCGGATGGGCGAACCCGCGCAGCGCGTCGCGGCCGTTGACCAGGCCCAGGCCGCTGTCCTTGCGGCCACCGAAGGGCGCTTCGGCGACGCCGTAGATCACCGACGCGTCGTTCTGGACCACCGATCCGGTCTCGAGCTGTTTGGCCAGGCGCAGAACCTTGGTCTTGTCCTTGGTGAACACGCTGCCGCTGAGTCCGTACTGGCAGTCGTTGGCCATTTTCACGGCCTCTTCCTCGTCCCGGACGCGCATGATCGCGACGATCGGGCCGAAGGTCTCCTGCTGCATGATGTCCATATCGTGGGTGACGTCCACGACGACCGTCGGTTTGAAGAACACGCCCTCGGCGGTATCGGATTCCCCGCCCAGCAGGATGGTGGCGCCCTTCGCCGCGGCGTCCTCGACATGCTTCTCGACGATCTCGAGCTGCCGGTCCCAGAACAGCGGGCCGACATCCTTGCCGACGGCGCCGTAGGTGACCTCGGCGGCGCGTTTGCGCACCTCTTCGATGAAGCGGTCGGCGATGCTGTCCACCACATAGATCCGCTCGACCCCGACGCAGACCTGACCGGTGTTGAACATCGACAGGTACACCGCGCCGAGCGAGGCGCGATCCAGGTCGGCGTCGGCACAGACGATCATCGCGTCCTTACCGCCGAGCTCGAGGGTGACCGGAATCAGCCGACTCGCGCAGGCGGCGGCGATCTTCTTGCCGGTGCCGACGCTGCCGGTGAACGAGATCTTGTCGATATCGCCGTCGACCAGGGCCGCACCGGTCTCGCCGTCACCGTGCACGACCTGCAGGACATCTTCGGGAACACCGGCCTCGTGCAGGACCTTGACCGCCCATTCACCCGAATGCGGGGTGACCTCGGACGGTTTGAGGACCACCGAGTTGCCGGCCAGCAGGGCCTGGGCGATCGGGTTCAGCGAGAGGATGAACGGGCCGTTCCAGGGCGTGATCACGCCGACCACGCCGAGCGGCCGATAGTTGATGACGAGTTTCTTCAGCGGCAGCATGTAACCGTGCAGGCGCCGCTTCTCGTCGGCCAGATCCTTGGGCGCGCGACCGCTCCAGTAGTTCAGGAAGTCGCAGGCGGGCACCATTTCCACAGCCAGCGCCTCGACCCGCGGTTTACCGGTCTCCTGCATCACCGTTTCGACGATCTCGTCGCGGCGGGCCAGCAGTACCGAGACCGCGTTGCGGATGATCGCGGCGCGTTCGGCGATCGGCCGGGCGGCCCAACCGGGCTGCGCGGCGCGCGCCGTGGCCAGCACCGCGGCCACATCGTCGGCCGTGCTCACCTCGATCTCGCCGACGCGCTCACGGGTAGCGGGGCTGCGCAGCTCGAGCCGCCGGCGGCCCTCGGCGGTCGGCTCCAGCTGTTCAACGATGGCCATGGTGATCTCTCCTCACCGGAGGAATTGGAACAGGTTCTACTTTAAACCGGAGCTTACGTCATGCCCACGGGCAACGCACCGGGGATCGCCCGAACGCTCCGGACTTCCCACAATGGATCTATCAAACGATTCAATCAAGTGATTGACACAGGCTTTCGTACGGGACACGATCGAAACGCGGTCCAGTGCCGGACCGCGCACCCGATCGGCAGGAGACCGATGACAGCCGAGCCCCCGGACGCGAGCCTCACCGCGCCCTACAGCATCGAATTCCCGTACAACCGAACCGTCGGCGAGAAGATCGGCACATTCCTCGGTGGCCTGCGCGACGGCGAGCTGTACGGGGTGCGCACCGCGTCCGGCGCGGTGCTCTGCCCCGCGCTGGAGTTCGACCCGGCCACCGCTGCTCCCACCGGCGAACTGGTCCGGCTCACGCCGTCGGGCACCGTCACCCACTGGACCTGGGTCCCCACCCGGCCGGGCGACGATATCGAGGCCGACCACTTCGCCTGGGCACTGATCGCCATCGACGGCACCGAGGGCGCGCTGTTCCATGCCGTCGATACCGGCGGCGACCCGTCCCGCCTCACCGCGGGCCTGCGGGTGGCACCCCGCTGGCGTGCGGACCGGGTGGGCAGTATCCGCGATATCGTCTGTTTCGAACCGGTGGAGGCCTGATGAGCACCCCGCCCACTCCCAGCACCCCGCCCACTCCCAGCACCCCGCCCACTCCCAGCGCGCTGCCCAGCCCGGTCGAATCGTTCACCAGTCCGCACAAGGTGGATTACACCTTCGTCGCCGGAACCGGCCGCTCGGCGTTCCTGCGCGGCTTGCAGGAGCGGCGACTGCTGGCCCGGCGCTGCCCGACCTGCGAACGCGTCTACCTGCCCGCGCCGGAGTTCTGCTCCCGCTGCCTCGCCGAACTCTCCGAACCGTTCGAACTCGCCGGCACCGGCGTGGTGAAAACGTTCTGCGTGGTGAACTTCCCGTTCCCCGGCCAGATGATCGACCCGCCGTACCTGGTGGCATACATCCAGGTGGACGGCGCGGACACCACGCTCATGCACCTGGTCCGGGACGTCGAACCGGCCGATGTGCATATCGGTCTGCGGGTGGAACCGGTGTGGTGCGCCGAGGAGGACCTGGACACATCCATGAACAGCATCCGCTACTACCGGCCCGTCGCAGGAGGTTCCGATGCGTGATATCGCGGTGGTGGCGTTCGCCCAGTCGCCGGGGACATCCGCCGACAGGCGCGACGATATGGCCGAGATCCTGCTGCCGGTGATGCGGGAGGCGCTCGGGTCGGCCGGTATCGATCGCACGGAGGTCGACTTCTGGGCGTCGGGCAGCCACGATTTCCACGAGGGCCGAACCTTCGCCTATATCGAATCGCTCGACGCGGTGGGCGCGTGGCCGCCGATCTCGGAATCCCATGTCGAGATGGACGCGGCCTGGGCCGCCTACGAAGCGTGGTCGTGGCTGCAACTCGGCGAGGGCGAGATCGCGGTCGTCTACGGCGTCGGGCGCGGATCGCTGGCCACCGACCTCGACCAGGTGACCACCACCCAGCTCGACCCCTACTTCCTGGCTCCGCTGCGCCCGCATCAGGACGCGCTCGCCGCGCTACAGGCGCAGGCGCTCGTCGCCGCCGGAATGCTGGACGAGAAGCAGATGGCGGAGGTGGTGGTCCGAGCCCGGGCCGCCGGGATGGGCGAGCCGGGCGCGCAGGTGTCGGGAGAGGTCACGGTGGACGAGTTGCTGGCCGCGCCGTATCT is a genomic window containing:
- a CDS encoding VTT domain-containing protein: MPGFLDPVNLLNSFGTWVLLGLLVVVFIESGLLFPLLPGDSLLFTAGLIAASKSAEIEPFAPIGVLLILIPLAAIAGDQVGYLIGTKGGTALFKSDDAKILKKSYIDESHAFFEKHGPITIVLARFVPIVRTYAPLVAGAAKMKYSVFLTYNVVGGVLWGAGVTMLGYLLGQIAIVRDNVDLIFVLIVVVSVLPIAWEVVKRYRSGRGKSPVADDDRPADHPAA
- a CDS encoding aldehyde dehydrogenase family protein; translated protein: MAIVEQLEPTAEGRRRLELRSPATRERVGEIEVSTADDVAAVLATARAAQPGWAARPIAERAAIIRNAVSVLLARRDEIVETVMQETGKPRVEALAVEMVPACDFLNYWSGRAPKDLADEKRRLHGYMLPLKKLVINYRPLGVVGVITPWNGPFILSLNPIAQALLAGNSVVLKPSEVTPHSGEWAVKVLHEAGVPEDVLQVVHGDGETGAALVDGDIDKISFTGSVGTGKKIAAACASRLIPVTLELGGKDAMIVCADADLDRASLGAVYLSMFNTGQVCVGVERIYVVDSIADRFIEEVRKRAAEVTYGAVGKDVGPLFWDRQLEIVEKHVEDAAAKGATILLGGESDTAEGVFFKPTVVVDVTHDMDIMQQETFGPIVAIMRVRDEEEAVKMANDCQYGLSGSVFTKDKTKVLRLAKQLETGSVVQNDASVIYGVAEAPFGGRKDSGLGLVNGRDALRGFAHPQPVLLDRWGLKKENIWYPYSEATAATLEKTIGTLFGSKILRRLMR
- a CDS encoding DNA-binding protein, which gives rise to MTAEPPDASLTAPYSIEFPYNRTVGEKIGTFLGGLRDGELYGVRTASGAVLCPALEFDPATAAPTGELVRLTPSGTVTHWTWVPTRPGDDIEADHFAWALIAIDGTEGALFHAVDTGGDPSRLTAGLRVAPRWRADRVGSIRDIVCFEPVEA
- a CDS encoding Zn-ribbon domain-containing OB-fold protein, producing MSTPPTPSTPPTPSTPPTPSALPSPVESFTSPHKVDYTFVAGTGRSAFLRGLQERRLLARRCPTCERVYLPAPEFCSRCLAELSEPFELAGTGVVKTFCVVNFPFPGQMIDPPYLVAYIQVDGADTTLMHLVRDVEPADVHIGLRVEPVWCAEEDLDTSMNSIRYYRPVAGGSDA
- a CDS encoding lipid-transfer protein, with translation MRDIAVVAFAQSPGTSADRRDDMAEILLPVMREALGSAGIDRTEVDFWASGSHDFHEGRTFAYIESLDAVGAWPPISESHVEMDAAWAAYEAWSWLQLGEGEIAVVYGVGRGSLATDLDQVTTTQLDPYFLAPLRPHQDALAALQAQALVAAGMLDEKQMAEVVVRARAAGMGEPGAQVSGEVTVDELLAAPYLASPLREHDRGPIGDAAAVLVLAAGDTARRLAGRPAWVRGADHRMDTHYPGTRDLTRVDTVTLAAAKAADQAGFAAREVQIAELHTEYSYQEPLLTNALELSGATVNPGGGPLVARPTTATGLIRIGAAAQHILSGRADRTLAHATSGPALQQNMICLLEGDR